The Candidatus Manganitrophaceae bacterium nucleotide sequence ATATTGACGCCTCTCAATTGGAATCACTGGCCAAACCGATGCTTAAAAATGGTTACGGCCAATATCTCCTTGATCTGGCAAACGGGGATGGCCCCCCCGATGAATCTATGAAAAGAACCCATGAAAAGAATTGAAACCAAGCTCCCCGGAGTCATCATCCTCGAACCGACGATCTTTCGTGATCCCCGTGGATTTTTTTTGGAGACCTGGCACCAGGACCGGTATAAAGCAGCCGGTCTCCCTGACTTTGTCCAGGACAATCTCTCGTTCTCCACTCAGGGCGTCCTGAGGGGACTCCATTTCCAGAACCCTGATCCACAGGGGAAGCTCGTCACCGTCCTGCAGGGGGAGGTTTTTGACGTTGCCGTCGATATTCGCGTCGGCTCTCCCACCTTCGGCCAATGGGTCGGCGTCACCCTATCAGGGGAAAACGCACGCCAGATCTACATCCCGGAAGGTTTTGCGCACGGCTTCTGTATTACCAGTCCCACCGCTCTATTTTCCTATAAGTGTACTGCTTTCTATAAATCTCGGTCTGAACAGTGTCTTCTCTGGAACGATCCGGATATCGGGATCACCTGGCCAATCGAGACCCCGATTTTGTCTGAAAAAGACAGCGCTGCACCCAGTTTAGAGAAGATCGACCATGGGGGCCTTCCTCGATTTTCAAGGGGATCCTGATGGCGCGGATTGCGTCGCGCCCGGATATTGTCCCCCGTATTCTCCTTTTGGGAAAGCAGGGGCAGGTGGGATGGGAGTTACAGCGGACCTTGGCTCCCCTGGGGGATCTCATCGCGCTCGATCGGGCCGATCTTGATTTGACGCAGACCGATGCCGTTCGAAAGCGGATCAGAGAGATCAAGCCGACCCTCATTGTCAATGCGGCTGCGTATACCGCAGTAGACAAGGCTGAAGACGAGCCGGAGTTGGCCATGCGGATCAACGGCACGCTTCCCGGCCTTCTTGCTGAGGAGGCCAACCGGGTCGACGCCGCGCTAATTCACTACTCGACCGATTACGTCTTCGGGGGAGTGCAAGCGCCTCCGGAGGGCTACACCGAAGAGATGACGCCCCATCCACTCAATGTCTATGGCAAGACGAAGCTTGCCGGAGAGCGTGCCGTCCAGACCATAAGCCGGTCTTACCTGATCTTCAGGACAAGCTGGGTCTACGGCCTGCGGGGAAATAACTTTCTCCTGACCATGCTGCGTCTGGCGCGGGAGCGTGAGGAGATCAAGGTTGTGAATGATCAGGTCGGGGCGCCGACCTGGAGTCGTATGATTGCAGAGATGACTGCCCGGGTCCTCACACGATTCAATCAGGCGGCATCATTAAAGGAGGTCCGTGGCCTTTACCACCTTACCGCCGGGGGTCAGACGACCTGGTATCACTTCGCAGAGGCCCTCCTGAACCAATCCCGCTCCACGGATTTTCGACTGAAGGCCCTCCTTTCTATCCCAAGCTCCGCTTATCCGACTCGTGCCCCACGCCCGGCCTTTTCCCTACTGGACTGCCGCAAGCTGAAGCGGACCTTCGGCCTGGTATTGCCCGATTGGGAGGAGAGTCTGAGGCATATGCTGAAGCCTGAAAACGCATAGCAAGCACGATCTCTGTTCCTTTATGGGGGATTTCAAATGGGATCAGAGGGCTTGAGCCATATTCCCCTTTACTCAAGGTACCGATATCGGTACCATTACCTACGAAAGAAACGGAGGCGGTCGTTCAGCGCCTGACCCCGATATATTAAGGAGGGATACACGCTGGTTTACCTCGTCATTCCGGCGTATGCCGGAATCCAGTACTGTCGCTTGTGGA carries:
- the rfbC gene encoding dTDP-4-dehydrorhamnose 3,5-epimerase; this encodes MKRIETKLPGVIILEPTIFRDPRGFFLETWHQDRYKAAGLPDFVQDNLSFSTQGVLRGLHFQNPDPQGKLVTVLQGEVFDVAVDIRVGSPTFGQWVGVTLSGENARQIYIPEGFAHGFCITSPTALFSYKCTAFYKSRSEQCLLWNDPDIGITWPIETPILSEKDSAAPSLEKIDHGGLPRFSRGS
- the rfbD gene encoding dTDP-4-dehydrorhamnose reductase; translated protein: MARIASRPDIVPRILLLGKQGQVGWELQRTLAPLGDLIALDRADLDLTQTDAVRKRIREIKPTLIVNAAAYTAVDKAEDEPELAMRINGTLPGLLAEEANRVDAALIHYSTDYVFGGVQAPPEGYTEEMTPHPLNVYGKTKLAGERAVQTISRSYLIFRTSWVYGLRGNNFLLTMLRLAREREEIKVVNDQVGAPTWSRMIAEMTARVLTRFNQAASLKEVRGLYHLTAGGQTTWYHFAEALLNQSRSTDFRLKALLSIPSSAYPTRAPRPAFSLLDCRKLKRTFGLVLPDWEESLRHMLKPENA